From Corallincola holothuriorum, the proteins below share one genomic window:
- a CDS encoding TIGR01620 family protein, which translates to MSKARKKSNYQQQQLFESEQQGAPLTLEKAVVLDDLDNWQEDESFGEDALQEEQQAQSTFGARKHPLLWLTLALVSVISVIEAIQFFDQKWHQTPAIALLYGGVFLLVGSWAVGAVFNAWRRSAQLSRVNKRRAVAEAIKEGEVSDDIMLFCQRMLPAKLDESVNEAVERWKANVEAHHSDQEALALFERDVVAVLDDRAKRVVARWSSEAAILIAISPLAAIDMLLIAWRNVRMIDEIADVYGIELGVFSRWMLVKAVILNVIYAGVSETLSDVGLQALGADMTGKLSGRVAQGMGAGLLTARLGVKTVQLCRPVIFTEVPPLRVRSVAGEIFAAIKKRAIG; encoded by the coding sequence ATGAGTAAGGCTAGGAAAAAATCTAATTATCAACAGCAGCAGCTTTTTGAATCGGAGCAGCAGGGTGCCCCTTTGACGTTGGAAAAAGCTGTTGTGCTAGATGATCTAGATAACTGGCAGGAAGATGAGTCGTTTGGCGAAGACGCTTTGCAAGAAGAGCAACAAGCACAGAGTACCTTCGGTGCGCGAAAGCACCCTCTACTTTGGTTAACCTTAGCGCTTGTATCTGTAATTTCAGTGATTGAGGCAATACAGTTTTTTGATCAAAAATGGCATCAAACCCCTGCCATCGCGCTGTTATATGGTGGCGTATTCCTACTCGTTGGCAGCTGGGCGGTTGGGGCAGTTTTTAACGCGTGGCGCCGCAGTGCCCAGTTAAGTCGAGTCAATAAGCGCAGAGCGGTTGCAGAGGCGATTAAAGAGGGTGAAGTGAGCGATGATATTATGCTGTTTTGTCAGCGGATGTTGCCTGCAAAATTGGATGAATCAGTTAATGAGGCTGTTGAGCGATGGAAAGCTAATGTCGAGGCTCACCACTCAGATCAGGAAGCGCTAGCACTTTTTGAACGGGATGTTGTCGCTGTCCTTGATGACCGCGCTAAACGAGTCGTTGCCAGATGGTCTAGTGAGGCGGCTATTTTGATTGCCATTAGCCCACTGGCAGCCATTGATATGCTATTAATTGCTTGGCGTAACGTTAGGATGATTGACGAGATTGCTGATGTTTATGGTATTGAACTTGGGGTGTTCAGTCGCTGGATGCTGGTAAAGGCCGTCATACTGAACGTTATTTATGCTGGGGTGAGTGAAACTCTGAGTGATGTTGGTTTACAAGCATTGGGCGCCGATATGACAGGAAAGCTTTCAGGACGTGTTGCTCAAGGCATGGGGGCGGGCTTGTTAACCGCGCGTCTTGGCGTTAAAACTGTGCAGTTGTGTCGCCCCGTTATTTTTACTGAAGTCCCTCCACTTCGCGTTCGCTCTGTTGCAGGAGAGATCTTTGCTGCGATTAAAAAACGCGCCATTGGTTAG